The Nonlabens spongiae genome contains a region encoding:
- a CDS encoding M28 family peptidase translates to MRPKSHFTSAISFIAILLLCWYAFHSQTPSAEVEDNVPLEEWSTQRALNHVKALSQEPHYVGSPGHAKAREYIITQLESLGLSVETQRGFTLDEFGNLAEPINILARIEGTDPDARAVVLSTHYDSDPHSSLGASDAASGVATIIEGVRTFLHSGKKPKNDVIVLITDSEELGLNGASLFVNEHPWADDVAIVLNFESRGSGGPSYMLVETNGGNQKIIEAFSDAGVDYPVANSLAYSIYKMLPNSTDLTVFRVDKDINGLNFAFIGDHFDYHTQLDNYERLDRNSLAHQGSYLMPQLKFFANDARKGDYKTEKGNDLVYFPLPGLDLVSFPFSWLPIMIIVGGIGLLILIVLGVKKSRIKIKDVFIGFVPFLISLILSYLLITYGFQVVAGDVFYVDKGSVFPYNGYWWVAAASALALAICFALYHLIYHRDRIASHSVAPLFFLWLIALLICFPVGDGGLIPGIFLPGAGFFLVPFFMGLILVWLNIYQKRPSYILTVLLAIPTIFIFVPFIKAFPVALGMSILFLAGILTVLVFGLMMPIFGHYRKKGLLAIICLLVAGGFIVTAFAKAEFSKSQPQSTSLLYIADLDAKTAKWASYDAFLTNWTREKLGDAPEDAQVLGKNVADSKYRSRIRHTAPADFIAMDSLNIQVLSDTLLNQNRRVKLSISSNSKVNRYEVFADTTYQFTELIANEKPAPIDEETGLVYPYRRGNRLISYYVNENKPLELEMSFSSDQEPELMIYAASFDLLENKDLNVSSRPENQIPMPFVLNDAVIRKKSVTLNQVDMSESPSIEEND, encoded by the coding sequence AAAGCCTTATCCCAAGAACCTCATTATGTAGGATCGCCTGGTCATGCTAAAGCAAGAGAGTACATTATCACACAGCTAGAATCTCTTGGTCTAAGTGTAGAAACCCAGCGCGGATTTACACTCGATGAATTTGGTAATCTTGCTGAACCCATCAATATTTTGGCACGTATCGAGGGAACAGATCCTGACGCTCGCGCTGTAGTCCTTTCTACTCATTATGATAGTGATCCGCACTCCAGTCTGGGAGCCAGTGATGCGGCAAGTGGAGTGGCCACCATTATTGAAGGCGTCAGAACATTTTTACATAGCGGCAAAAAACCCAAAAACGATGTCATTGTCCTTATCACCGATTCAGAGGAATTGGGCCTCAATGGCGCTTCTCTCTTTGTAAATGAACATCCTTGGGCTGATGATGTTGCCATAGTGCTCAACTTTGAATCCAGAGGTAGCGGTGGCCCCAGCTATATGCTGGTGGAAACTAATGGCGGTAACCAAAAAATCATTGAAGCCTTCAGCGATGCTGGTGTAGATTATCCCGTTGCCAACTCACTTGCCTACTCTATTTACAAAATGCTACCCAACAGCACGGACCTCACTGTCTTTAGAGTAGATAAAGACATCAATGGGCTCAACTTTGCCTTTATAGGCGACCATTTTGACTACCACACGCAACTGGATAATTATGAACGCTTGGATCGCAATTCGCTCGCGCATCAAGGTTCGTACCTCATGCCGCAGTTAAAGTTCTTTGCCAATGATGCCAGGAAAGGCGATTATAAAACTGAGAAAGGAAATGATCTGGTCTATTTCCCGCTCCCAGGACTGGATCTTGTAAGTTTTCCCTTTTCATGGTTGCCTATCATGATTATTGTAGGTGGAATCGGTTTGTTGATACTGATTGTTCTGGGAGTGAAAAAATCACGCATCAAAATAAAGGATGTCTTCATAGGTTTTGTTCCATTTCTAATCAGTTTAATTTTAAGTTATTTACTAATTACCTATGGTTTTCAAGTGGTAGCGGGCGATGTTTTTTATGTGGATAAAGGCTCCGTTTTTCCATACAATGGCTACTGGTGGGTTGCGGCTGCCAGCGCACTCGCACTCGCCATTTGCTTTGCTTTATACCACCTTATCTACCACCGTGATCGCATCGCCAGTCACTCGGTTGCGCCGCTATTTTTCCTTTGGCTCATTGCGCTGCTTATTTGTTTTCCGGTGGGCGACGGCGGTTTGATTCCAGGTATTTTTCTTCCTGGTGCAGGTTTTTTTCTGGTTCCCTTTTTCATGGGATTGATTCTGGTCTGGCTCAACATTTACCAGAAACGTCCCAGCTACATTCTCACCGTTTTACTTGCGATTCCCACTATCTTCATTTTTGTACCCTTTATCAAAGCTTTTCCGGTTGCGCTGGGTATGAGCATCCTCTTCTTGGCCGGAATTTTGACCGTTCTCGTCTTTGGGTTGATGATGCCTATTTTTGGGCACTACCGCAAGAAGGGTTTACTAGCAATCATTTGCTTGCTGGTAGCAGGTGGTTTTATAGTTACCGCTTTCGCGAAAGCGGAATTTTCAAAATCCCAACCACAATCCACAAGCCTCCTCTATATAGCCGATCTAGATGCAAAAACGGCGAAATGGGCGAGTTACGACGCCTTCTTGACCAATTGGACCCGAGAAAAGTTGGGCGACGCTCCAGAGGACGCGCAAGTGCTGGGCAAAAATGTAGCAGATTCCAAGTACAGATCGAGAATACGACACACCGCTCCAGCCGATTTCATAGCAATGGACTCGTTAAACATTCAAGTGCTGAGCGACACACTCCTGAATCAGAATCGACGTGTAAAATTGAGTATATCCAGCAACTCTAAGGTCAACCGCTACGAAGTTTTTGCCGATACCACCTATCAATTTACCGAACTGATCGCAAATGAAAAACCAGCCCCAATTGATGAAGAAACCGGCTTAGTTTACCCATACCGTCGCGGGAATCGCCTGATCAGTTATTATGTGAACGAGAATAAACCGCTGGAACTGGAAATGAGTTTCTCGAGTGATCAAGAGCCTGAGTTGATGATCTACGCGGCTTCTTTTGATTTACTCGAGAACAAAGACTTGAACGTCTCTTCAAGGCCAGAGAATCAAATTCCTATGCCTTTTGTTTTGAACGATGCCGTGATCAGAAAGAAATCGGTTACTCTGAATCAGGTAGATATGTCTGAATCACCTTCAATTGAGGAGAATGACTAA
- a CDS encoding ribbon-helix-helix domain-containing protein has translation MTRQSISLTEPNDTWMKELLNSKEYSSKSEIVNDLIRQARKQQAEIEFIRKKIEAAEKSDFTDMTREEILEEARRRST, from the coding sequence ATGACGCGACAAAGTATATCTTTAACGGAACCGAATGATACATGGATGAAGGAGTTATTGAACTCTAAAGAGTATTCCAGCAAAAGTGAAATAGTTAACGACTTAATCAGACAGGCACGTAAGCAACAAGCTGAAATTGAGTTCATAAGAAAAAAAATTGAAGCTGCTGAAAAAAGTGATTTTACAGATATGACCAGAGAAGAAATTCTTGAGGAAGCAAGACGTCGGTCGACATGA
- a CDS encoding CYTH domain-containing protein, translating to MLQEIERKFRIQDPSFLNGMVGTKIAQGYLSADPERAVRIRIKGDQGFITIKGKSNASGTTRFEWEKDIDSNEAQALLDLCNPAIISKTRYEVKHDGNTWEIDVFHGANEGLLIAEIELRDENQTFSKPDWLGEEITGDPRYYNSYISQNPFSTW from the coding sequence ATGCTTCAGGAAATCGAGCGTAAATTTAGAATTCAGGATCCATCATTTCTCAATGGAATGGTAGGAACCAAAATCGCTCAAGGTTACCTCTCTGCCGATCCAGAGCGAGCCGTGCGCATCAGGATCAAAGGCGATCAGGGGTTTATTACGATTAAGGGTAAGAGCAATGCATCTGGAACCACTCGGTTTGAATGGGAAAAAGATATCGACAGTAACGAGGCGCAGGCTCTTTTGGATCTATGTAATCCAGCTATAATTTCAAAAACCAGGTACGAAGTTAAGCACGATGGCAACACGTGGGAGATCGATGTCTTCCATGGAGCAAATGAAGGTCTTCTCATCGCAGAAATCGAACTCAGAGACGAGAACCAAACTTTTTCTAAACCTGATTGGTTAGGAGAAGAGATAACTGGAGATCCTCGTTATTACAATTCATACATCAGTCAAAATCCTTTTTCAACATGGTAA
- a CDS encoding NAD-dependent epimerase/dehydratase family protein, whose translation MAGIGKYRAVVVGATGLTGSYVLNLLLEDEDYVEVVTLSRKRINNKHPKHKNHLADLFDPSTYSENLKGDHLYICTGTTQAKTPDNDEYYRIEHDLPVLVSEIALKNGMKKVIAISALGADPESRFRYNRGKGEMERDIEQLGFAEAYFVQPALIGGDREEKRTFEATWKKFQKIIDPLLVGFLRKYRTIYPKTIAQSMIFIAKNGYAVSRIESDELKQIAQKY comes from the coding sequence ATGGCTGGCATAGGGAAATATCGTGCTGTTGTTGTAGGCGCTACTGGTTTGACGGGTTCTTATGTATTGAACTTATTGCTGGAAGATGAGGATTATGTAGAGGTGGTTACGCTTTCGCGAAAGCGTATCAACAACAAGCACCCCAAACATAAAAATCATCTCGCAGACTTATTTGATCCCAGTACTTACTCCGAAAATCTAAAGGGAGATCATTTATACATCTGTACGGGAACGACTCAGGCAAAAACACCTGATAATGATGAGTATTACCGCATAGAACATGATTTGCCTGTGCTTGTTTCAGAAATTGCGCTAAAAAATGGCATGAAAAAAGTGATTGCGATCTCTGCATTAGGAGCTGATCCAGAAAGTCGTTTTAGGTACAACCGAGGTAAAGGTGAGATGGAACGTGATATTGAGCAATTGGGATTTGCAGAGGCTTATTTTGTCCAGCCCGCCTTGATAGGTGGTGACCGTGAAGAAAAGCGAACTTTTGAAGCCACATGGAAGAAATTTCAAAAAATTATTGATCCTTTGCTGGTGGGCTTTCTGAGAAAGTATAGAACCATTTATCCTAAAACCATAGCGCAATCCATGATCTTTATTGCTAAGAATGGTTATGCCGTTTCTCGTATCGAGAGTGACGAGCTCAAGCAAATCGCTCAGAAATATTAG
- a CDS encoding NAD(P)H-binding protein, which translates to MTKKIGILGCGWLGKALGSKLVNSGFSVKGTVRKKEDFAQLEKLNIQPYQVELTPDKINGEIDGFLNGLNQLVFSLPPGTRKNPEYNFSGSINLLMDAIKPYGLNRILFVSSTSVFEGREGNPKYDENSIPNCSSASAQQLIQAENIIQKSGFQSIILRSGGQIGQDRHPVKYLAGRKGLSNPDAPVNLVSQDYLIELMTKLISAKNPPKIIHAISEPHESRKDYYSRIARERNLEIPEFDGSRGNAGKKIVSKYSNY; encoded by the coding sequence ATGACTAAAAAAATAGGAATTTTGGGATGCGGCTGGCTGGGTAAAGCATTGGGTTCTAAACTGGTAAATTCTGGTTTCTCGGTAAAAGGTACCGTGAGAAAAAAAGAAGATTTTGCCCAGCTCGAAAAACTGAATATCCAACCCTATCAAGTAGAACTTACTCCTGATAAAATTAATGGAGAGATAGACGGTTTCTTAAATGGTCTTAATCAGCTGGTTTTCTCGTTGCCTCCCGGAACGAGAAAAAACCCAGAGTACAACTTCAGCGGGAGCATCAATTTGCTAATGGATGCCATAAAACCTTACGGTTTAAATAGGATTCTTTTTGTATCAAGCACATCGGTTTTTGAGGGTCGAGAAGGTAATCCTAAATATGATGAAAATAGTATCCCTAATTGTTCCAGCGCCTCCGCTCAGCAGCTCATTCAAGCTGAAAACATCATTCAAAAAAGTGGTTTTCAAAGTATCATTTTACGCTCTGGCGGTCAAATAGGTCAAGACCGGCATCCCGTAAAATATCTCGCGGGTCGGAAAGGTCTATCCAACCCAGACGCACCGGTGAATCTTGTCTCACAAGATTATCTTATTGAACTCATGACAAAGCTGATCTCTGCCAAGAATCCTCCTAAAATCATCCATGCGATCAGCGAGCCGCACGAGTCGAGGAAAGATTATTATTCAAGAATTGCTAGGGAAAGGAATTTAGAAATTCCCGAATTTGATGGGTCGAGAGGAAATGCAGGTAAAAAAATTGTTTCTAAATACTCCAATTATTAG
- a CDS encoding type II toxin-antitoxin system RelE/ParE family toxin — MKYRLSLAAKEDLIRIFNYGKLRFGEDQAIKYYNQLFDAFDRIVKYPKAFTQVDHIKPGYRRYVCGSDSIYYKISTDHIEIMTIIGNQDF; from the coding sequence ATGAAATATCGTCTTAGCCTTGCGGCAAAAGAAGATTTAATAAGAATCTTCAATTACGGAAAGCTCAGATTTGGGGAAGATCAAGCAATCAAGTACTACAATCAGCTTTTTGATGCATTTGACAGAATAGTAAAATATCCGAAAGCTTTTACACAGGTTGATCATATTAAACCAGGTTATCGACGATACGTGTGTGGATCAGATAGTATCTATTATAAGATTAGTACAGATCATATCGAGATTATGACCATAATAGGAAATCAAGATTTCTAA
- a CDS encoding YciI family protein has translation MVRNVLSIILVIMLASSCKRDVEQQKVVSPDPTATDSLELVKRADSLKKAGYSVFTYEEGGEQYLMQEYYMVQLLTGENDSLPKEEITRLQTEHLKHLSRMYEEGFASLIGPMNNGGEWRGIVVFNTPTLQMADSLANLDPYVKSGVMKVKTTGWWTAKEGKLR, from the coding sequence ATGGTAAGAAATGTACTTTCAATCATCCTCGTTATTATGCTGGCATCATCTTGTAAACGAGATGTTGAGCAACAAAAAGTGGTATCACCAGATCCTACAGCTACTGATTCACTAGAGCTTGTAAAACGTGCCGATTCACTCAAAAAAGCTGGTTACAGCGTGTTTACCTATGAAGAAGGTGGTGAGCAGTATTTGATGCAAGAATATTATATGGTTCAATTACTGACCGGTGAAAACGATTCTCTGCCCAAAGAAGAAATCACACGCCTGCAAACGGAACACCTCAAACACCTTTCACGCATGTATGAAGAGGGATTTGCCAGTCTGATCGGGCCTATGAACAATGGTGGTGAGTGGCGCGGCATAGTGGTTTTCAATACACCTACTTTACAAATGGCAGATAGTCTGGCTAATCTCGATCCGTATGTGAAAAGTGGTGTGATGAAAGTAAAAACCACCGGCTGGTGGACTGCCAAAGAGGGTAAATTGAGGTGA
- the pbpC gene encoding penicillin-binding protein 1C produces the protein MLGIWYYSCLPEQLFDVTYSTVLESSDGQLLDAHIAADEQWRFPEVDSVPYRYKQCVLQYEDAHFYSHPGFNLISIFKALKQNIDAGRVVRGGSTITQQVIRLSRKRDRNYLEKIIELIWATRLELRHSKKEILELYASHAPYGGNVVGLEMASWRYFGRKPHDLSWAESAMLAVLPNAPGLIYPGQRSSILKEKRDQLLLKLNEEKIISDMEYELALLEEIPLKDYRVPQLAPHLLQRARNAYGTQKITSTLDYGLQQRLNTIAENHYHKLAQNGVYNLSILVLDVENASVAGYVGNAPTSAEHSKDVDITTAPRSTGSVLKPFLYASLLDEGLLLPDTFVKDIPTTIDGYKTENYDRTYRGAVPASIALARSLNVPAVRMLQDYGVEKFYGRLQDLHLPDINRGASTYGLSLIIGGAESSLWDLSGAYLHLARDLKNYTSQSSQYDQEEHQPVSYVSDDSAFTSTPLSDRAKAGVLTPLNDRRLDVSAETQRPKSTEKWSQEPNVFSAASIYHTFEAMKKVNRPEGEEIWHFFNPNRQIAWKTGTSFGNRDAWAIGVTPKYVIGVWAGNADGEGRADLTGIDSAAPILFDVFNGFPESSWFDKPYDDLIELEVCAASGHLAGLNCEETQIQYIPVKGERTPPCPYHQIIHLSEEGSYRVEASCYPVEKMQHKTHLVLPPAMSYYYAKSHASYERLPDYLENCSTVDEKMMRFINPTHNTTISITKDKDGNLNPAVFELAHRNREKKVFWYLDDAFIQTTSGIHELALIADPGRHLISAIDEDGNSAKVYVNFE, from the coding sequence GTGCTCGGGATTTGGTATTATTCCTGTCTTCCAGAGCAGCTTTTTGACGTTACTTATTCAACGGTTTTGGAAAGCAGTGATGGTCAGCTGCTGGACGCCCACATCGCTGCAGATGAGCAATGGCGTTTTCCTGAAGTGGACAGCGTGCCTTATCGTTACAAGCAATGTGTTTTACAATATGAAGACGCTCATTTTTACAGCCATCCAGGGTTCAATCTTATTTCTATATTCAAGGCTCTAAAACAAAACATTGATGCTGGCCGGGTGGTACGTGGCGGTAGTACAATCACGCAGCAGGTTATACGGCTTTCGCGAAAGCGAGATCGCAACTACCTAGAGAAAATCATCGAACTCATATGGGCTACTCGTTTGGAACTGCGACATTCTAAAAAAGAAATTCTTGAACTCTATGCTTCTCACGCTCCCTACGGTGGAAACGTCGTGGGGCTAGAAATGGCTTCGTGGCGGTATTTTGGAAGAAAACCTCATGATCTCAGCTGGGCAGAAAGTGCCATGCTAGCTGTTTTGCCCAATGCTCCCGGGCTGATTTATCCTGGCCAGCGCTCGTCGATTCTTAAAGAAAAAAGAGATCAATTACTTCTTAAACTCAATGAAGAAAAAATCATCTCTGATATGGAATACGAACTCGCTTTGCTGGAGGAAATTCCATTGAAAGATTACCGTGTACCTCAACTGGCGCCTCATTTGCTGCAAAGGGCTCGCAATGCATACGGTACTCAAAAAATCACATCAACTCTAGATTATGGATTACAGCAACGTCTGAATACGATTGCGGAAAACCATTACCATAAGCTGGCTCAAAATGGCGTCTACAATCTCTCGATTCTAGTTCTAGATGTAGAGAATGCCAGTGTCGCTGGCTATGTGGGAAATGCGCCTACCAGCGCGGAGCATAGCAAAGACGTAGACATTACCACGGCTCCCAGATCCACGGGAAGTGTTTTAAAACCCTTTCTCTATGCTTCCTTGCTTGATGAAGGTTTGCTCTTACCAGACACGTTTGTCAAGGATATTCCTACCACCATAGATGGATATAAAACTGAAAATTACGACCGCACTTACCGTGGTGCCGTGCCAGCATCCATAGCACTCGCTCGATCACTGAATGTTCCGGCGGTACGGATGCTGCAAGATTATGGTGTTGAAAAATTTTACGGCAGGTTGCAAGACCTGCATTTACCAGATATCAATCGCGGCGCTTCTACTTATGGCTTAAGTCTTATCATAGGTGGCGCTGAGAGCAGTCTTTGGGACTTGTCAGGAGCCTATTTGCACTTGGCACGGGACCTCAAGAATTACACTTCTCAAAGCAGCCAGTACGATCAAGAGGAGCATCAACCGGTTTCATATGTTTCGGATGATTCCGCTTTCACTTCGACTCCGCTCAGTGACCGCGCGAAAGCGGGCGTTTTGACTCCGCTCAATGACCGCAGATTAGATGTTTCAGCGGAAACTCAAAGACCCAAATCGACTGAAAAATGGTCTCAAGAACCCAATGTGTTTAGCGCAGCCAGTATATACCACACCTTTGAAGCCATGAAAAAAGTCAATCGACCCGAAGGAGAGGAAATCTGGCATTTTTTCAATCCCAACCGCCAGATTGCATGGAAAACAGGAACCAGCTTTGGGAATCGCGATGCTTGGGCGATAGGAGTAACGCCTAAATATGTGATAGGAGTATGGGCAGGAAATGCAGACGGTGAAGGACGCGCTGACCTCACGGGAATCGATAGTGCGGCGCCTATTTTATTTGACGTTTTCAATGGTTTTCCAGAAAGTTCCTGGTTTGATAAACCTTACGATGACCTCATAGAACTAGAAGTCTGTGCTGCCAGTGGACATCTCGCTGGTTTAAATTGTGAAGAAACGCAAATACAATATATTCCCGTCAAAGGGGAACGCACACCCCCATGTCCTTATCACCAAATCATCCACCTGAGTGAAGAAGGTTCTTATCGTGTCGAGGCAAGTTGTTATCCCGTTGAAAAGATGCAGCATAAAACCCATCTAGTATTGCCGCCAGCGATGTCCTATTACTACGCAAAATCCCATGCATCCTATGAGCGTTTGCCTGATTATCTAGAAAATTGCTCAACGGTCGACGAGAAAATGATGCGATTCATAAATCCCACGCATAATACTACGATAAGCATCACTAAAGACAAGGATGGCAATTTAAATCCTGCCGTTTTTGAATTGGCTCACAGAAATCGGGAGAAAAAAGTTTTCTGGTATTTAGATGACGCGTTCATTCAAACTACTTCAGGCATTCACGAGTTAGCTCTCATCGCTGATCCAGGAAGGCATCTTATCTCTGCCATAGATGAAGACGGGAATTCAGCTAAGGTTTACGTGAATTTTGAGTGA